Proteins from one Niallia circulans genomic window:
- a CDS encoding response regulator transcription factor — protein MTKDKILVIEDEKKIARIITMELEYEGYEVHAEHAGEQGLEKVLTGNWDLVLLDVMLPEISGLEILRRIRNASVNVPVILLTARDSIPDKVTGLDLGANDYMTKPFQIEELLARIRASLRISKMQMKQEQEKILQVDDLQVFVKSYSVKRANIAIELTPREFELLLYLMENKNIVLSREQILNQVWGYDFVADTNVVDVYIRYLRKKIDYQFEKQLIQTIRGIGYVIKDTTI, from the coding sequence TTGACAAAGGATAAAATTCTTGTGATAGAGGATGAAAAGAAGATAGCAAGAATTATAACAATGGAGCTGGAGTATGAAGGCTATGAAGTACATGCAGAGCATGCAGGCGAACAGGGGCTCGAAAAAGTGCTAACAGGCAACTGGGACCTTGTCTTGCTTGATGTGATGCTGCCAGAAATAAGCGGGTTGGAAATTCTAAGAAGGATACGCAATGCATCTGTAAACGTACCAGTGATTTTGCTGACAGCCAGAGATTCCATTCCGGACAAGGTAACAGGACTGGACTTAGGTGCAAATGATTATATGACAAAACCTTTTCAAATTGAAGAACTCCTCGCCCGTATTAGAGCGAGCCTGCGCATTAGTAAAATGCAAATGAAACAAGAGCAGGAAAAAATCCTCCAGGTAGACGATTTACAGGTTTTTGTGAAGTCATATTCAGTGAAAAGGGCAAATATCGCTATCGAGCTCACTCCAAGAGAATTTGAACTGCTGCTTTACTTAATGGAAAATAAGAATATTGTGCTGTCTAGAGAGCAGATTTTAAATCAAGTATGGGGCTATGACTTTGTGGCAGATACAAATGTGGTGGATGTTTATATTCGATACTTGCGTAAAAAAATCGATTATCAGTTTGAAAAGCAGTTGATTCAGACAATTCGTGGGATTGGGTATGTTATTAAGGATACTACTATATGA
- a CDS encoding TlpA disulfide reductase family protein yields the protein MKKTTLFLSILISFSIIFLDIPQTAANKLESNIGVNVGNIAPDFTLKNLQGKDVRLSSVRGKKVIINFWATWCPPCKQEIPEIEKFYQKNKGTVEVLAVNIDGGNSEAVALFTKKMNVSFPVLLDNPDGINEKYKVMTIPTTFFIDENGIIMNKYFTVMSINVMEKLIKSKD from the coding sequence TTGAAAAAAACAACATTATTTTTAAGTATCCTGATTAGTTTCAGCATTATATTTTTGGATATACCACAAACTGCTGCAAATAAGCTTGAAAGTAATATTGGCGTTAATGTGGGTAACATAGCACCAGATTTTACATTGAAGAATCTGCAAGGAAAGGATGTGCGTCTATCTAGTGTAAGAGGAAAAAAAGTGATCATTAATTTTTGGGCAACATGGTGTCCGCCATGCAAGCAGGAAATACCTGAAATTGAAAAGTTCTACCAAAAGAACAAGGGGACTGTTGAGGTATTGGCAGTAAATATTGATGGCGGCAATTCGGAAGCTGTGGCTCTTTTTACAAAAAAAATGAATGTGTCTTTTCCTGTCCTTTTGGATAATCCTGATGGGATCAATGAAAAATATAAGGTAATGACAATACCAACTACATTTTTTATCGATGAAAATGGTATTATTATGAACAAATACTTCACTGTTATGTCAATAAATGTAATGGAAAAGTTAATAAAAAGTAAAGATTGA
- a CDS encoding manganese-dependent inorganic pyrophosphatase, giving the protein MGKVLVFGHKNPDTDTICSAIAYAELKKALGVEAEAVRLGDINGETQFALDTFKAEAPRYIQKASEETDSVILVDHNEFQQSVEDIKEVSILEVIDHHRIANFETSDPLYYRAEPVGCTATILNKLYKENNVEIKKEIAGLMVSAIVSDSLLFKSPTCTEQDVKAAQELAEIAGINLEQYGLDMLKAGADLSDKTVEQLISLDAKEFPMGSYKCEIAQVNAVDTNDVLAKQAEIEAALNKVIADKELDLFLLVVTDILNNDSVALALGNKVDAVEQAFGVKLENNTALLKGVVSRKKQIVPVLTEVLSK; this is encoded by the coding sequence ATGGGAAAAGTTTTAGTTTTTGGTCATAAAAATCCAGATACAGATACGATTTGTTCTGCTATCGCATATGCAGAATTGAAAAAGGCTTTAGGAGTTGAAGCAGAAGCTGTTCGTCTTGGTGACATCAATGGCGAAACACAATTTGCGTTGGATACTTTCAAAGCAGAAGCTCCAAGATACATACAAAAGGCATCAGAAGAAACAGATTCAGTTATTCTTGTTGACCACAATGAATTCCAGCAAAGTGTGGAAGACATTAAAGAGGTTTCTATCCTTGAAGTTATCGACCACCACCGTATTGCAAATTTTGAAACTAGCGATCCTCTATATTACCGTGCTGAGCCAGTTGGCTGTACAGCAACGATTCTTAACAAGCTTTATAAAGAGAACAATGTAGAGATTAAAAAGGAAATTGCTGGTTTGATGGTATCTGCTATCGTTTCCGATTCCTTATTGTTCAAATCTCCAACTTGCACAGAGCAGGATGTTAAAGCAGCTCAAGAGCTTGCAGAAATTGCTGGAATTAACCTTGAGCAATACGGCTTGGATATGCTGAAAGCTGGCGCTGATTTAAGCGATAAAACAGTGGAGCAATTAATTAGCCTTGATGCGAAGGAATTCCCAATGGGATCATATAAGTGTGAGATTGCGCAAGTTAACGCTGTTGACACAAATGATGTCCTAGCTAAACAAGCGGAAATAGAAGCAGCATTAAACAAAGTGATTGCTGACAAAGAGCTTGATTTATTCTTGCTTGTTGTAACAGATATTTTGAATAATGATTCAGTTGCTCTTGCACTTGGTAATAAAGTTGACGCTGTTGAACAAGCGTTTGGAGTTAAACTAGAAAACAACACTGCATTGTTAAAAGGTGTTGTTTCACGTAAAAAACAAATCGTACCAGTCTTGACAGAAGTATTATCTAAATAA
- a CDS encoding PepSY domain-containing protein: MNFINKAWKKVKQSKWLKYGIGAAVIGFGGAAAYDLVDDRDVYANGGIVKSITQAEPAVSKQEAADIAGKERNTMVEEVEQEYTENGDSVYQVEFADDQEDIYVDAEKGTVITKDMLAEKIKVTEEKAKEIALKEVSGVITEFELDEDNAQFVYELEVTSQNGTETEMTISAETGKILTKEQDRF; the protein is encoded by the coding sequence ATGAATTTTATCAATAAAGCTTGGAAAAAAGTAAAGCAATCAAAATGGTTGAAATATGGAATTGGTGCTGCGGTCATAGGTTTTGGAGGGGCAGCAGCATATGATTTAGTTGATGACAGAGATGTATACGCAAATGGCGGTATTGTTAAAAGCATTACACAAGCAGAACCAGCAGTATCAAAGCAGGAAGCAGCTGATATTGCCGGAAAAGAAAGAAACACAATGGTAGAAGAAGTAGAGCAAGAATACACTGAAAATGGCGACTCCGTTTATCAGGTGGAATTCGCTGATGATCAAGAGGATATTTATGTTGACGCAGAAAAAGGTACAGTTATAACAAAAGATATGCTGGCTGAAAAAATTAAAGTAACAGAGGAAAAAGCAAAAGAAATAGCATTAAAAGAAGTAAGTGGAGTTATAACTGAGTTCGAATTAGATGAAGACAATGCTCAATTTGTATATGAGCTTGAAGTAACATCACAAAATGGCACCGAAACGGAAATGACTATATCCGCAGAAACAGGCAAAATTTTAACAAAAGAACAAGACAGATTTTAA
- a CDS encoding PLP-dependent aminotransferase family protein, with protein MNSMKNISFSKRFPDMQIIGSSFAGSLDHVIPLSYGFPAPESFPLETMVTATEHAMKTQGSGAMSYTGGTGISNIVNWILKRSELRDVYAKQDQIIVTSGSMQAIDLVARTLTDPGDDIWIEAPCFFGAIRTFNLAQVNLRSFPIDENGIIVEHVEKALIEAKLQQKPLPKILYIMPNYHNPGGVNLSVDRRKKLAELAYEYNFIILEDDAYVELSFDGKYLPSIHSFGPDRVIYLSTFSKVIAPGIRLGWAIGLSEIINKMRILKTDGLTSVYVQEVAYNVLEQLDIESHINNLSTMYKTRKEAMVEAIKEHFGDEVSFVSPEGGFFLWVKFPQGVNTSAFVDDAMTAGVSYLDGRHFFLEEEGYNTMRLCFTYCNEEKIKEAIKRLAEIYYQHLRSLPMEEAN; from the coding sequence ATGAATTCTATGAAAAATATTTCCTTCAGCAAAAGATTTCCAGACATGCAGATTATCGGTTCTTCCTTTGCCGGATCACTTGATCATGTTATCCCCCTCTCCTACGGCTTTCCTGCTCCAGAGTCTTTTCCTCTTGAGACAATGGTTACAGCAACAGAACATGCAATGAAAACACAAGGATCAGGCGCAATGTCCTATACTGGTGGAACTGGGATTAGTAATATTGTTAATTGGATTTTGAAGCGTTCGGAGCTGCGGGATGTATATGCAAAGCAAGATCAAATTATCGTAACTTCTGGAAGCATGCAGGCCATTGACTTAGTTGCCCGAACACTAACAGACCCAGGTGACGACATTTGGATTGAAGCACCTTGTTTCTTTGGTGCTATCCGAACATTTAATTTAGCACAAGTAAATTTACGCTCCTTTCCAATTGATGAAAACGGCATTATTGTCGAGCATGTAGAAAAGGCACTTATCGAGGCAAAGCTGCAACAAAAGCCATTGCCAAAAATTCTGTATATTATGCCTAACTACCATAATCCTGGCGGAGTTAATCTCTCTGTTGATCGCAGAAAAAAACTGGCTGAGCTTGCCTATGAATATAATTTCATCATCCTTGAAGATGATGCATATGTGGAGCTTTCCTTTGATGGCAAATACTTACCTTCCATCCATTCCTTCGGTCCAGACAGAGTTATTTATTTAAGTACCTTTTCAAAAGTGATTGCACCAGGAATCAGGCTTGGATGGGCAATTGGCTTAAGTGAAATTATTAATAAAATGCGTATTCTTAAGACAGATGGACTAACAAGCGTCTATGTGCAGGAAGTAGCCTATAATGTGTTAGAGCAATTGGATATCGAGTCACATATTAACAATTTGAGCACGATGTACAAAACAAGAAAAGAAGCGATGGTGGAGGCAATTAAGGAGCATTTCGGTGACGAAGTTAGCTTTGTTTCACCAGAAGGCGGTTTCTTCCTCTGGGTAAAATTTCCACAAGGAGTTAACACTAGTGCCTTTGTCGATGATGCGATGACTGCAGGCGTCTCTTATTTAGATGGCCGTCATTTCTTCCTCGAGGAAGAAGGCTATAATACAATGAGACTATGTTTCACCTACTGTAATGAGGAAAAAATTAAAGAAGCAATTAAGCGTCTTGCTGAAATTTATTACCAACACCTTCGCAGTTTACCAATGGAGGAAGCTAACTAA
- a CDS encoding HAMP domain-containing sensor histidine kinase: MKVRTRIQVFSTLLLVIMMICLNTTIYFVFQKEILRNETNETAAKLTQTAQNIQTATTETNQNALLRAFVPTEGMIRVIDASNTVLFTSTKDSSYAELEHFYSEVQNEEVLKHDGITFSVTSMPVVWNNGNIVKLEMSENIDGSVGILQILQLILFIGTILIIVPTFLAGRVLSSFILTPIQSLIRTMEDIQANGSFQKLPLKEKSKDELYQLGSTFNKMISRLEIQYDKQKQFVYDASHELRTPLTVIESYANMLKRWGKNKPDALEEGIDAILSEAVRMKEMTNDMLDLAKADDLLELQMEEMNLWELCSQTAKNMEMATGRKVEVDASSKEVIVTADKQKMKQLLLIFIDNAFKYGADHVTIRAYIKDKTVFLQVADNGFGIAEDHKEHIFDRFFRADKARNREAGGAGLGLAIARQIVDAHSGEIEVESVLGEGSTFTCSFPADIKAVSK; encoded by the coding sequence ATGAAAGTAAGAACTAGAATTCAAGTTTTTTCGACATTATTGCTAGTAATTATGATGATTTGCTTAAATACGACCATATATTTTGTTTTTCAAAAAGAAATCCTCCGAAATGAGACAAATGAAACAGCAGCTAAGCTAACACAAACTGCACAAAACATTCAAACTGCTACAACGGAAACGAATCAAAATGCCCTTCTGCGCGCATTTGTACCAACAGAGGGAATGATTCGTGTTATTGACGCAAGTAATACTGTATTATTTACAAGTACTAAGGATTCGAGTTATGCAGAACTGGAGCATTTTTATTCAGAGGTTCAGAATGAAGAAGTCTTAAAGCACGATGGAATTACCTTTTCTGTGACATCCATGCCAGTCGTTTGGAATAATGGTAATATTGTAAAGCTGGAAATGTCCGAAAATATAGACGGTTCTGTTGGGATATTACAAATATTGCAATTGATTTTATTCATTGGCACAATCCTTATTATCGTCCCAACCTTTTTAGCAGGGAGAGTGCTTTCAAGCTTTATTTTAACACCAATTCAATCATTGATAAGAACGATGGAGGATATCCAGGCTAACGGCAGCTTTCAAAAGCTTCCATTAAAAGAAAAAAGCAAGGATGAGCTATACCAACTTGGCAGCACATTTAATAAGATGATTTCGCGCTTAGAAATTCAATACGACAAGCAGAAGCAATTTGTATATGATGCCTCCCATGAATTAAGAACACCGCTGACAGTAATCGAAAGTTATGCAAATATGCTGAAGCGGTGGGGAAAAAATAAACCGGATGCATTAGAAGAAGGAATCGATGCCATACTCTCAGAAGCAGTACGAATGAAGGAAATGACAAATGATATGCTTGACTTGGCAAAGGCAGATGATCTCCTTGAGCTGCAGATGGAGGAAATGAATTTGTGGGAGCTCTGCAGTCAGACGGCAAAAAATATGGAAATGGCAACTGGCCGTAAGGTTGAAGTGGATGCGTCAAGTAAAGAAGTAATTGTTACCGCAGACAAACAAAAAATGAAACAGCTGCTGCTGATATTTATTGATAATGCATTTAAATACGGTGCTGATCATGTAACCATAAGGGCTTATATAAAAGATAAAACAGTATTTTTGCAGGTAGCCGATAATGGCTTTGGCATTGCTGAGGATCATAAGGAACATATATTCGATCGATTTTTTCGGGCGGATAAGGCGAGAAATAGAGAAGCTGGCGGAGCTGGCCTTGGGCTTGCTATTGCAAGGCAAATAGTCGATGCTCATAGTGGAGAAATTGAAGTGGAAAGTGTTCTTGGTGAAGGCTCAACATTTACTTGCTCATTTCCTGCAGACATAAAGGCGGTGAGTAAATGA
- a CDS encoding acid-soluble spore protein N — MSNPKKDSKHFVPSHIGTKSRGFGGNKGKKMQDTSGQHAQVIQTKGE; from the coding sequence ATGAGCAATCCAAAAAAAGACAGCAAGCACTTTGTACCTAGCCATATCGGAACAAAATCGAGAGGATTTGGCGGGAATAAAGGCAAAAAAATGCAAGACACTTCAGGTCAGCATGCACAAGTAATTCAAACAAAAGGTGAATAA
- a CDS encoding D-2-hydroxyacid dehydrogenase: MAGKKPVIYVRYNIPEKYLNKIKALGATVLFEPWTFGEEEPQITHDLSECNIVLTLGLIDPLTIQPYAPNLQWVQSMSVGLDALLHKETINSDIIITNTKGCTSIPIAEHTIAMISAFSRGLPTMLRNQHKKIWSNTEIKDLEGSNVGIVGYGEIGKEIAKRCKALGMNVVGCRKRPANTLDDDPADQVVGLERIDEVIQNADFLILALPSTKETYHFIDKHKLRLLKDSSFLINIGRGNTIVEEDLLQSLSKQQIKGAALDVFDIEPLPSAHPFWKLENVIISPHNAYYSPKSMERYMEIFIENLTRFKEGTELLNVVNKELGY, translated from the coding sequence ATGGCTGGTAAAAAGCCGGTTATTTATGTTAGGTACAATATTCCGGAAAAGTATCTTAACAAAATAAAAGCACTAGGGGCAACCGTTCTTTTTGAACCATGGACATTTGGCGAGGAAGAACCTCAAATAACACATGATTTAAGCGAATGCAATATTGTCTTAACATTGGGACTAATTGATCCATTAACAATACAGCCATATGCACCAAATCTTCAATGGGTACAATCAATGAGTGTCGGACTTGATGCACTTCTTCACAAAGAGACAATCAATAGTGATATAATAATAACAAATACAAAAGGCTGTACTTCTATCCCTATTGCTGAACATACAATTGCGATGATTTCTGCTTTTTCGCGAGGACTTCCGACAATGCTTCGAAATCAGCACAAAAAGATTTGGAGCAATACGGAGATTAAAGATTTAGAAGGTTCTAATGTAGGAATTGTCGGCTACGGGGAAATTGGCAAAGAAATTGCGAAGAGATGCAAAGCACTTGGCATGAATGTAGTCGGCTGCCGCAAACGACCTGCTAACACCCTTGACGATGATCCAGCAGATCAAGTTGTCGGGCTTGAGAGGATAGACGAAGTAATACAAAATGCTGATTTTCTTATTTTAGCATTGCCATCTACAAAGGAAACATATCATTTTATTGATAAACATAAATTGCGGTTGCTGAAAGACTCTTCCTTTTTAATTAATATTGGGAGAGGAAATACAATTGTAGAAGAGGACCTACTGCAGTCATTATCAAAGCAGCAAATAAAAGGCGCTGCCCTTGATGTATTTGATATAGAGCCATTACCAAGCGCTCATCCTTTTTGGAAGCTTGAAAATGTTATTATCTCCCCGCACAATGCCTATTATTCTCCTAAAAGCATGGAGCGTTATATGGAGATATTTATAGAAAACCTGACAAGATTTAAAGAAGGCACCGAGCTTCTTAATGTCGTAAATAAAGAACTAGGCTATTAA
- a CDS encoding FbpB family small basic protein, producing MRKPRKRSFQELVTENKLQLLKDREAIEKIEERIEKKHLKKAR from the coding sequence ATGAGAAAACCTCGTAAACGTTCCTTCCAGGAGCTAGTAACTGAAAATAAATTGCAATTACTGAAAGACAGGGAAGCTATTGAAAAAATAGAAGAACGAATTGAAAAGAAGCATCTTAAAAAAGCAAGATAA
- a CDS encoding glutamine synthetase family protein yields MAEITLEQIQSIIKEKNVELLHMQFVDIEGILKNITITAAQLDDAVEGKIMIDGSSIKGFSPINKSDSYLAPDLNTFVVLPWTEEEGYSEARFLCSVTNPDGTLFEGDTRNVLKKTVARAAEHGYTISVGPELEFFLFETDAQGYPTTVLGDRGGYFEPSPKDLGEKVRVEIFKTLRAMGFTIEALHHEVAEGQHEINFKYADALGAADLATTYKWVVKTIAAQYGLHATFMPKPVFGINGSGMHVNMSFFKDGENIFYNESDELQLSSEAYSFIAGILDNVKSFVAVTNPLVNSYKRLVPGYEAPVYLAWSASNRSALIRIPAKKGMATRVELRCPDPASNPYLTFAVIASAGLDGVEKGLKAPAPVNEDIFHMTDARRDELGIESLPGGLEAAVAELEAGEIGLKTLGEHVFYEYVAAKKAEWDNYRTQIHAWEIENYQFKF; encoded by the coding sequence ATGGCTGAAATTACATTAGAACAGATTCAAAGTATCATTAAAGAAAAAAACGTTGAATTATTGCATATGCAATTTGTCGATATTGAAGGAATTTTGAAAAATATCACAATTACAGCAGCTCAATTAGATGATGCAGTAGAAGGGAAAATCATGATTGATGGTTCTTCCATTAAAGGATTTTCACCTATTAATAAATCAGATTCTTACTTAGCCCCAGATTTAAACACATTTGTTGTGTTGCCTTGGACAGAAGAAGAAGGATACTCAGAAGCACGTTTCCTTTGCTCTGTAACTAATCCTGATGGCACATTATTTGAAGGCGACACACGTAATGTTCTTAAGAAAACAGTTGCACGTGCTGCAGAACATGGCTATACAATTTCTGTAGGACCTGAGTTGGAATTCTTCTTGTTTGAAACAGATGCACAAGGGTATCCGACAACAGTTTTAGGTGATAGAGGCGGTTACTTTGAGCCATCTCCGAAAGACTTAGGTGAAAAGGTTCGCGTTGAAATTTTCAAAACGTTAAGAGCAATGGGCTTCACAATTGAAGCGTTGCATCATGAAGTGGCAGAAGGCCAGCATGAAATTAACTTTAAATATGCAGATGCTCTTGGTGCGGCTGACCTTGCAACAACCTACAAATGGGTTGTTAAAACAATCGCAGCACAATACGGTTTGCATGCAACATTCATGCCGAAACCAGTATTTGGCATCAACGGCTCTGGAATGCATGTTAACATGTCATTCTTCAAAGATGGCGAAAACATTTTCTACAATGAGTCTGATGAATTACAGCTTTCAAGCGAAGCATACTCTTTCATCGCAGGTATCCTTGATAATGTGAAGAGCTTTGTTGCGGTAACAAACCCCCTAGTAAACTCTTACAAGCGTCTAGTACCTGGCTATGAAGCTCCAGTATATCTTGCTTGGTCTGCTTCTAACCGTTCTGCATTAATTCGTATCCCTGCGAAAAAAGGCATGGCTACTCGCGTAGAATTACGTTGTCCAGATCCAGCGTCTAACCCATATTTAACATTTGCAGTTATCGCTTCTGCTGGTTTGGATGGAGTAGAAAAAGGATTAAAAGCTCCAGCACCTGTTAATGAAGATATCTTCCACATGACAGATGCACGCCGCGATGAACTTGGCATCGAAAGCTTGCCAGGCGGTCTAGAAGCAGCTGTTGCTGAACTAGAAGCAGGTGAAATCGGGCTTAAAACACTTGGCGAGCACGTATTCTATGAATATGTTGCAGCAAAAAAAGCAGAGTGGGATAACTACCGTACACAAATTCATGCTTGGGAAATTGAAAATTACCAATTTAAATTCTAA
- a CDS encoding PepSY domain-containing protein codes for MKVTKKRVIIVAFILLLIIIAVGIVTFYLKSNDSITEAEAKEFVVTTYGGTINSIGEKKEEEGDVFKIVFENNTGTYKMELIKKTGKISSLSLQSLKSNVANNGLIEENKAINLIKEQISGDLLTIEETMHNKIAYYSFIVKTDTNEQAYLLNRQTGDITEEAVGESSEYIAQEKAEEIALKEIPGKVSEIELEEDDDFGLVYELEIDTDQNKEVKMYINAYSGVIESINWEED; via the coding sequence ATGAAGGTAACGAAAAAACGGGTAATTATTGTTGCTTTTATATTGCTGCTTATTATCATAGCGGTCGGCATCGTTACTTTTTATTTAAAAAGCAATGATTCGATTACGGAAGCAGAAGCGAAAGAATTTGTTGTGACTACTTATGGTGGAACGATAAACAGTATTGGGGAAAAGAAAGAGGAAGAAGGGGACGTTTTTAAGATTGTGTTTGAAAACAATACTGGCACATACAAAATGGAACTTATAAAGAAGACAGGCAAAATCTCATCCCTTTCTTTACAATCATTAAAAAGTAACGTTGCGAATAACGGTCTTATCGAGGAAAATAAAGCAATCAATCTCATTAAGGAACAAATAAGCGGAGACTTATTAACAATAGAAGAAACGATGCACAATAAAATAGCTTATTATTCCTTTATTGTCAAAACAGACACTAATGAACAAGCATATTTATTAAATCGGCAAACAGGTGATATTACAGAAGAAGCTGTTGGAGAAAGTTCAGAATACATTGCGCAAGAAAAAGCAGAGGAAATTGCCTTGAAAGAAATACCGGGCAAAGTTTCGGAGATAGAGCTCGAAGAGGATGATGATTTTGGACTCGTCTATGAGCTTGAAATAGATACAGATCAAAATAAAGAAGTAAAAATGTATATCAATGCCTATTCAGGTGTGATTGAATCGATTAACTGGGAGGAAGATTAA
- a CDS encoding rhodanese-like domain-containing protein, producing MALTFGKLLEEARSNVKGISSVEAKKQIEEKPNTYVIDVQDATDAGACGLIPSSVNISLGMLPIRADLELPEELRNAELADRNRPVLVTCGLGGQAALGAYLLKQMGFTDVAFIEGGTTAWKQEGFETV from the coding sequence ATGGCATTGACATTCGGAAAGCTATTAGAAGAAGCACGCAGTAACGTTAAAGGTATCTCATCAGTTGAAGCAAAAAAACAAATCGAAGAAAAACCTAATACATATGTAATTGATGTACAAGATGCTACAGATGCAGGTGCTTGTGGCTTAATCCCAAGCAGTGTTAACATTTCTCTTGGCATGCTGCCAATACGCGCTGATTTGGAGCTTCCAGAGGAGCTTCGCAACGCAGAATTAGCTGACCGTAATCGACCTGTATTAGTAACATGTGGTCTTGGTGGGCAAGCTGCATTAGGCGCATATTTACTTAAACAAATGGGCTTCACTGATGTTGCATTCATTGAAGGCGGAACAACTGCTTGGAAACAAGAAGGCTTTGAAACAGTATAA
- a CDS encoding MFS transporter — MTKKSLYLLYFITFLSMTGYGVVLPALPFLAASLDLSSFQMGTLITGWALAQFFSVPFWGMLADRIGKKPVLLIGLGGFGAAFLLLMAANSYLSLLLIRIIGAILSSGMQPAAMALVTNHINKKNRSDAIAKMGAASGLGFLCGPLAGSLLSPFGLTAPFFLSGLLSLLAIPFAWKFINEGQHKRTAKQHEVNLLQSIRFLFEKDYKQLFFLTLGMAVAASSLFSMLGFLLIERFLATPFITGAAFSIQSGAAVFVQLVLFSFICKHLSEKATASYGLIIQALGFACIAFSFHLIVVFVGCILIGIGSAFTRPTLISMLARQNTIGQGTVMGLHAAMDSLGRGVGPLIAGLLYSLAHFGPFLMAFVLCICLFFYFSISKSFTEQHMDYRTITK, encoded by the coding sequence TTGACAAAAAAATCTCTTTATTTGCTGTACTTTATCACTTTTCTTTCGATGACTGGTTATGGTGTCGTCCTACCGGCTTTGCCTTTTCTTGCCGCAAGCTTAGATTTAAGCTCTTTTCAGATGGGGACACTTATCACCGGTTGGGCATTGGCACAGTTTTTTAGTGTTCCATTTTGGGGGATGCTCGCTGATAGAATCGGGAAAAAGCCTGTCCTGCTTATTGGTCTTGGCGGATTTGGAGCCGCCTTCTTATTATTAATGGCAGCAAACTCCTATCTTTCCCTTTTATTAATCAGAATAATTGGCGCAATTCTTTCTTCTGGCATGCAGCCTGCTGCAATGGCACTTGTTACTAACCACATTAACAAGAAAAACAGAAGTGACGCAATTGCAAAAATGGGAGCAGCAAGTGGCTTGGGCTTTTTATGTGGACCACTTGCTGGATCACTCCTTTCCCCCTTCGGCTTGACTGCACCATTTTTTCTTTCAGGGCTTTTAAGCCTGTTGGCCATTCCCTTCGCGTGGAAATTTATAAACGAGGGTCAGCACAAAAGAACGGCAAAACAGCATGAGGTTAATCTTCTTCAGTCAATAAGGTTTTTGTTTGAAAAAGACTACAAGCAATTATTCTTCCTCACATTAGGCATGGCAGTTGCTGCATCTAGTCTGTTCTCGATGCTAGGTTTTTTGTTAATCGAGCGCTTTTTAGCAACTCCATTTATAACTGGTGCTGCCTTCAGTATTCAATCCGGTGCTGCCGTATTCGTACAGCTCGTCTTGTTTAGCTTTATATGCAAGCACCTCTCTGAGAAAGCGACCGCCTCTTATGGATTGATTATTCAAGCGCTTGGTTTTGCCTGTATAGCTTTTTCGTTTCATTTGATTGTTGTATTTGTAGGATGCATCTTGATAGGAATCGGCAGTGCATTTACTAGACCAACATTAATCAGCATGCTTGCTAGACAAAACACGATTGGTCAAGGAACAGTAATGGGTCTTCATGCAGCAATGGATAGTCTTGGTCGAGGTGTCGGACCACTTATAGCAGGACTACTCTACTCACTGGCTCATTTCGGTCCATTTTTAATGGCTTTTGTTCTCTGTATCTGTTTATTTTTCTATTTTTCTATTTCCAAATCTTTTACAGAACAGCACATGGATTACAGAACTATAACCAAATAA